From Endozoicomonas sp. 8E, the proteins below share one genomic window:
- the flgF gene encoding flagellar basal-body rod protein FlgF: MDKVLYISTAGANLAMQAQQVHANNLANVSTPGFRRDFVSSMAVEMKGDGLEARVMPKMRGLGSRFASGAMETTGRAMDVAISGSGWFAVQGSDGNEAYTRAGQLKIDDEGNVLTAGGLAVIGDGGPLQLPDNQSVTFGVDGTVSIVPAEGGNPVQVGQLKLVNPGITEISKGADGLFRSIEGGELEADPQVRLRSGFLEGSNVNALEEMVSFLSLSRQFEAQMKLMKTAGDMASAGDRLVRDQ, from the coding sequence AGCACAGCCGGAGCCAATCTGGCCATGCAAGCCCAACAGGTACATGCCAATAACCTGGCTAATGTCTCTACTCCCGGATTCCGCCGGGACTTTGTCAGCAGTATGGCCGTGGAAATGAAGGGTGATGGCCTTGAAGCGCGGGTGATGCCCAAAATGCGTGGACTCGGTAGTCGTTTTGCCAGCGGTGCAATGGAGACTACCGGTCGTGCAATGGATGTTGCGATCAGTGGCAGTGGCTGGTTTGCAGTCCAGGGGAGTGATGGCAATGAAGCTTATACCCGTGCCGGACAGTTAAAAATAGATGATGAAGGTAATGTACTGACAGCCGGTGGGCTTGCCGTGATCGGAGATGGCGGGCCTCTTCAGTTACCGGATAATCAGTCTGTCACCTTTGGTGTAGACGGCACGGTAAGTATTGTGCCTGCTGAGGGCGGCAATCCTGTTCAGGTAGGCCAGTTAAAGCTGGTGAATCCGGGTATTACAGAAATTAGCAAAGGTGCAGACGGGCTTTTTCGTTCGATTGAAGGTGGAGAGCTTGAAGCAGATCCACAAGTCAGGCTGCGAAGTGGTTTTCTTGAGGGCAGCAATGTTAATGCTTTGGAAGAAATGGTGTCGTTTTTAAGTCTCAGCCGACAGTTTGAGGCCCAGATGAAGCTGATGAAAACCGCTGGCGACATGGCTTCCGCAGGTGACCGTTTAGTCAGAGATCAGTAA
- the flgG gene encoding flagellar basal-body rod protein FlgG produces the protein MNPSLWVSKTGLAAQEKQMAIISNNLANVNTIGFKRDRASFEDLFYHIEKQPGALSDQDNELPSGLQIGTGVKVTGTQKVFTPGSYETTKQALDVAIIGNGFFQFTQPDGTAAFSRNGQFHLNGDGQIVNASGLPLEPGITLPADATGISISEDGIVMATVQGQVEPTEIGQITVVNFVNPAGLVALGGNLYLQSNASGDPVEGTAGEGGLGSLKQFTLETSNVSSVEELVNMISAQRAYEMNSKVIAAADEMMQFVNQTL, from the coding sequence ATGAATCCCTCATTATGGGTCAGTAAAACAGGGCTGGCTGCTCAGGAAAAGCAGATGGCCATCATTTCCAACAACCTGGCCAACGTCAATACCATCGGTTTCAAACGGGATCGGGCCAGCTTTGAAGATCTCTTTTATCACATTGAAAAACAGCCGGGGGCGCTGTCAGACCAGGACAATGAACTGCCTTCCGGCCTGCAGATAGGCACCGGCGTAAAAGTTACCGGAACCCAGAAAGTGTTTACTCCCGGCAGTTATGAAACCACGAAACAGGCACTGGATGTGGCGATCATCGGTAATGGTTTTTTTCAGTTTACTCAACCAGACGGAACTGCTGCATTCTCCAGAAATGGTCAGTTTCATCTGAATGGAGATGGTCAAATAGTGAATGCCAGTGGTTTGCCCCTGGAGCCCGGCATTACCCTACCCGCTGACGCTACCGGAATCAGTATTAGTGAAGATGGCATTGTTATGGCAACTGTTCAGGGGCAGGTTGAACCGACAGAAATAGGCCAGATCACCGTTGTTAATTTTGTTAATCCGGCTGGCCTGGTGGCTCTGGGGGGGAATCTGTACCTGCAATCCAACGCCAGTGGTGATCCGGTAGAAGGCACTGCAGGTGAGGGAGGTCTGGGCTCGCTGAAACAGTTTACTCTGGAAACATCCAATGTCAGCTCAGTGGAAGAGTTGGTCAATATGATATCAGCACAACGGGCCTATGAAATGAATTCCAAGGTCATAGCAGCGGCTGATGAAATGATGCAGTTCGTTAACCAGACTCTTTAA
- a CDS encoding flagellar basal body L-ring protein FlgH has translation MLFGCSTLPRQGDTQPAGNQQQVTERPEPEAEKMAVEKVAFQKGNSDNEAVYPTGSLFNANYGNFMFSDRRAYRLGDILTIELEGTTNISMSGLSNVNKNNAISIPDPTLLGKSSASILGGGRSLAFEIQPSRTYGGNTSASRGNSLKGNIAVKVVEVFSNGTLRVEGEKWLTINSGKELIKISGLVRPEDIKTDNKVSSERLAEAKIDYVALGINSDAHEPGWVSKMLNSPWFPF, from the coding sequence ATGTTGTTTGGTTGTTCGACTCTACCCCGTCAGGGGGACACCCAACCTGCTGGCAATCAACAGCAAGTGACAGAGCGTCCTGAACCTGAAGCGGAAAAAATGGCTGTCGAAAAAGTGGCCTTTCAAAAGGGGAACTCTGACAACGAAGCTGTTTATCCCACTGGCAGTCTCTTTAATGCCAACTATGGGAACTTTATGTTCTCAGACCGCCGTGCTTACCGATTGGGCGATATTCTTACCATAGAGCTGGAAGGTACCACGAATATCAGTATGAGTGGTTTGAGTAATGTCAACAAAAATAATGCCATCAGCATTCCTGATCCGACTCTGCTTGGTAAAAGCAGCGCATCGATTCTTGGCGGGGGCAGATCTCTGGCATTCGAAATTCAGCCTTCCAGAACGTACGGAGGCAATACTTCCGCCAGCCGTGGTAATAGCCTGAAAGGTAATATAGCCGTGAAGGTGGTCGAGGTTTTCAGCAATGGCACCCTCAGGGTCGAGGGAGAAAAATGGCTGACCATCAATTCGGGTAAGGAGTTGATCAAGATCAGCGGGCTGGTCCGGCCGGAAGATATCAAAACGGATAACAAGGTTTCGTCTGAGCGACTGGCGGAAGCAAAAATTGATTACGTGGCACTGGGCATTAACTCAGATGCCCATGAACCGGGCTGGGTGAGCAAGATGCTTAACAGTCCATGGTTTCCATTTTGA
- a CDS encoding flagellar basal body P-ring protein FlgI: MLVLAGNASARRLLDMVDVEGVRNNQLIGYGLVVGLDGTGDKSAFTKQSLVNMLREFGLTISSSDVNSKNIAAVTVHASLPPFARPGQKIDVTVSSIGDAKSLRGGTLLLTPMKGINGEVFAVAQGSLIVGGVSAQGLAGTADAPVAGSLIQINSTNAGRIPGGALVERSVKSAFNFGEQLVLNLKEPSYTNARRVVTAINDYFGPKVANASNGVSILVSAPKDSSQRVAFMSMLEGLNVETADPSARIIFNSRTGTVVMGEHVRVRPAAVSHGNLVVKVRQATSVSQPGAFSQGGQTEVILNSDVTIEEQNAAIYMVKEGVTLQEVVMAINGVGATPTDLMSILEALKAAGALEAELIVI, encoded by the coding sequence ATGCTGGTTTTGGCAGGTAATGCCAGTGCCCGTCGTTTGCTGGATATGGTGGATGTTGAAGGTGTCAGAAATAATCAGCTGATTGGTTACGGTCTGGTGGTGGGGCTTGATGGCACCGGAGATAAATCAGCGTTTACCAAACAGTCGCTGGTGAACATGCTGAGAGAGTTTGGATTGACCATCAGCAGTTCTGATGTGAATTCAAAAAATATTGCAGCGGTCACCGTCCATGCCAGTTTGCCTCCTTTTGCCCGTCCGGGTCAGAAAATCGATGTAACCGTCTCTTCTATTGGTGATGCCAAGAGCCTCAGAGGTGGAACTCTGCTGCTGACACCGATGAAAGGTATCAATGGTGAGGTGTTTGCAGTAGCCCAGGGTAGCCTGATTGTGGGCGGAGTTTCTGCCCAGGGTTTGGCAGGAACGGCGGATGCTCCAGTCGCTGGTAGCCTTATACAGATTAACAGTACCAACGCCGGTCGCATTCCCGGAGGTGCATTGGTTGAGCGTTCGGTAAAGAGCGCTTTCAACTTTGGGGAGCAGCTGGTACTGAATTTAAAAGAACCCAGTTATACCAATGCCCGCAGGGTAGTCACGGCCATTAATGATTACTTTGGCCCCAAAGTCGCCAACGCCAGTAATGGTGTCTCTATTCTGGTCTCGGCTCCCAAAGACAGTAGCCAGCGGGTGGCCTTTATGTCCATGCTGGAAGGGCTGAATGTTGAAACGGCAGATCCGTCGGCACGTATTATTTTCAATTCCAGAACAGGCACTGTGGTTATGGGCGAGCATGTTCGTGTTCGTCCGGCTGCCGTCAGTCATGGCAACCTCGTCGTTAAAGTCCGGCAGGCAACTTCGGTATCACAACCTGGTGCATTCTCTCAGGGAGGTCAAACAGAAGTCATATTAAACAGTGATGTGACAATAGAAGAGCAGAATGCCGCTATCTATATGGTTAAGGAAGGGGTCACTTTGCAAGAAGTGGTCATGGCTATTAATGGTGTTGGGGCGACTCCTACAGACTTGATGTCAATTCTTGAGGCGCTCAAAGCAGCCGGGGCGCTGGAAGCTGAACTCATTGTGATTTAA
- a CDS encoding rod-binding protein, with protein sequence MDIGSTLSAKHLAGIYQPDPGQGKAPEDLKEVAEAFEAIFVNELLKSMRRANEAMMSSSDLPTSGKDVQFFQSMFDSQIAGHLGKEGGLGIAEALVRQLGDKDDWLNAER encoded by the coding sequence ATGGATATTGGCAGCACTCTGTCGGCTAAACATCTGGCCGGTATTTATCAGCCGGACCCCGGTCAGGGAAAAGCTCCGGAGGATTTGAAAGAAGTAGCAGAAGCCTTTGAAGCCATATTTGTTAACGAGTTACTCAAAAGTATGCGCAGGGCCAATGAAGCGATGATGAGCAGCTCAGACTTGCCGACATCGGGCAAGGATGTGCAGTTTTTCCAGTCAATGTTTGACAGCCAGATTGCCGGACATCTGGGTAAAGAAGGCGGGTTGGGTATCGCTGAGGCATTGGTAAGGCAGCTGGGTGATAAAGACGACTGGCTTAATGCTGAACGTTAA
- the flgK gene encoding flagellar hook-associated protein FlgK has translation MSLTQIGISGLQASQASLNVASNNIANAETEGYSRQRVYWYPTYTLHPGIGTKGTGVNASSVERIANSFLTAQMWESQSLAEKTATFSEYINSLDQWLGDDSTSLTSGLESFFTTLNGATVDPYSSAARQVILSESSKLAQQFTTLNNQIAGHQGLVGRQLEASVAEANGLLANIAGFNDQLKKISASGEAANEMFDQRDLAVKELSKLMGINVLEQSDGSINIYLKSGQPLLVGDQRNNLNVSGSASNPDGFSLEFESDSASLKVQGDPGGSIGGMLNYQNGTLTQAQNEIGRLAVVISSTINAQLRLGEDVNGNAGVDLFSDLTNPASGIFSLDVVSTAVSDMRITDSSQLKASDYDLRVDNTGNYVITRLNDGVQFSGSLSGAGTDTLSFDGVEIDINGAATDQAYRLSPVRYGARDLDAVLTEPFALALAAPGGGVADNSNLQTIIQLQNDALIEGQSSLTESYTRFIGDIAVQTSQAKTEADGGKKLFEQAEASRNAYSGVNLDEEAANLLRFQQLYSANAQVISVARQTFDSLLRMF, from the coding sequence ATGAGTCTGACACAGATAGGCATTTCTGGATTACAGGCCAGCCAGGCATCGCTTAATGTCGCCAGTAATAATATTGCCAATGCCGAAACAGAAGGTTATAGCCGTCAAAGAGTTTACTGGTACCCGACTTACACTTTGCATCCGGGAATCGGTACCAAGGGAACCGGTGTCAATGCGTCCAGTGTCGAGCGAATAGCCAATAGTTTTCTTACTGCCCAGATGTGGGAGAGCCAATCTCTGGCAGAAAAAACCGCCACTTTTTCAGAATACATCAATTCGCTGGACCAATGGTTGGGCGATGACAGCACCTCTCTTACCTCAGGCCTCGAGAGTTTCTTTACGACGCTCAATGGCGCAACGGTTGATCCTTATTCCAGTGCTGCCAGGCAGGTCATACTTAGCGAAAGTAGTAAGCTGGCTCAGCAGTTTACGACACTGAATAACCAAATTGCGGGTCATCAGGGTCTGGTCGGGCGGCAGCTGGAGGCTTCGGTGGCAGAAGCGAATGGTTTGCTGGCAAATATTGCAGGCTTTAATGACCAGCTGAAGAAGATCAGTGCCAGTGGTGAGGCTGCTAACGAGATGTTTGACCAGCGGGATCTGGCCGTCAAAGAATTATCAAAGCTGATGGGCATCAATGTTCTGGAGCAGTCAGATGGCAGTATTAATATTTATCTGAAATCAGGGCAGCCACTGCTGGTCGGTGATCAGAGAAACAACCTGAATGTGAGCGGATCAGCCAGCAACCCTGATGGCTTTTCATTGGAGTTTGAAAGTGATTCTGCCTCTCTAAAGGTACAAGGTGATCCGGGAGGCAGCATTGGTGGCATGCTGAATTACCAGAATGGCACTTTAACACAGGCTCAAAATGAGATTGGGCGCCTGGCAGTAGTCATATCATCAACGATCAATGCCCAGCTCCGACTTGGGGAAGATGTTAATGGCAACGCCGGTGTCGACCTTTTTTCTGATCTGACAAATCCTGCCAGTGGTATATTTTCCCTGGACGTTGTCTCTACCGCAGTGTCTGATATGAGAATTACGGACAGTTCCCAACTCAAAGCCAGCGACTATGATCTGCGGGTAGATAACACCGGCAACTATGTCATTACCCGTTTGAACGACGGGGTTCAATTCAGTGGCAGCTTATCCGGTGCCGGTACCGATACCCTGAGCTTTGATGGTGTTGAAATTGATATCAACGGCGCCGCCACAGACCAGGCTTACCGGTTGTCACCGGTGCGTTATGGCGCAAGAGACCTGGATGCGGTTCTGACGGAACCTTTTGCTCTGGCTCTGGCAGCACCAGGTGGCGGCGTGGCGGATAATTCGAACTTGCAGACAATTATTCAGCTTCAGAATGACGCTCTGATAGAAGGGCAAAGTAGTCTGACTGAAAGCTATACCCGGTTTATTGGCGATATTGCGGTGCAGACTTCTCAGGCGAAAACAGAAGCCGATGGCGGTAAAAAACTGTTTGAGCAGGCTGAAGCGAGCCGCAATGCTTATAGTGGTGTCAATCTGGATGAAGAAGCCGCCAACCTTCTGCGCTTTCAGCAACTATACAGTGCCAATGCTCAGGTAATTTCAGTGGCCCGGCAGACATTTGATTCATTGCTGAGAATGTTCTGA
- the flgL gene encoding flagellar hook-associated protein FlgL: MRISSINFNNIMLRAMQDSMARLAVTTDQMASGKRILQPSDDSVDTVKILQINNELTAIGQYEDNIDSARRMLQQQDVLYSGMTEQLRRARDIVLQSSNGTLTDQDYVPLAEELNTINQSILSLANYQQADGQYIFSGSLSTQKPVDEVAGDYSFNGNNNLRQVNISGSALVTVNESAENLFFDPTATPPTDSVFDALSDAVDELRNPVSLNTALSDALIWIDDTLDRVGIAQTKAGSNQSVLDRVGESHADIKLMMEKLHSSLEDIDMAKAATDLAQQQTLLNASQQVYANIKQLSLFNYF; this comes from the coding sequence ATGCGTATCAGCAGCATCAATTTCAATAATATTATGCTCAGGGCTATGCAGGACAGTATGGCCAGACTGGCTGTAACCACTGACCAGATGGCAAGCGGAAAACGTATCTTGCAACCATCGGATGACTCCGTTGATACAGTAAAAATTCTTCAGATCAATAATGAATTAACGGCAATAGGACAGTATGAAGATAATATTGATTCGGCGAGGAGAATGCTGCAACAGCAAGATGTTTTATACAGTGGAATGACTGAGCAACTGCGGCGTGCCAGAGACATTGTTTTGCAGTCCAGTAACGGAACCCTGACTGACCAGGACTATGTGCCACTGGCAGAGGAGCTGAATACGATTAATCAGTCTATCTTGAGCCTGGCCAATTATCAGCAGGCAGACGGACAATATATTTTCTCCGGAAGCCTGAGCACCCAGAAGCCTGTTGATGAAGTCGCTGGTGATTATTCATTCAATGGCAATAATAACCTTCGTCAGGTCAATATCAGTGGCTCTGCCCTGGTGACAGTCAATGAGTCAGCAGAAAATCTGTTTTTTGACCCAACCGCTACACCACCAACGGATAGTGTCTTTGATGCTCTGTCTGATGCAGTGGATGAACTGAGAAACCCTGTGAGTTTAAACACCGCTCTCTCTGACGCATTGATATGGATCGATGACACTCTGGACAGGGTAGGGATCGCCCAGACCAAGGCTGGCAGTAATCAGAGTGTGCTTGACCGGGTGGGTGAAAGTCATGCCGATATCAAACTGATGATGGAAAAGCTTCATTCATCCCTTGAAGATATTGATATGGCAAAGGCTGCTACCGATCTGGCCCAGCAGCAAACCCTGCTCAATGCCAGCCAGCAGGTTTATGCCAACATCAAGCAGTTGTCTCTGTTCAATTATTTCTGA